The proteins below are encoded in one region of Vicinamibacteria bacterium:
- a CDS encoding folylpolyglutamate synthase/dihydrofolate synthase family protein, with amino-acid sequence MTDGSLELYQQALRYLKGRERYGIKFGLENIARLMKALGRPELDYESILIAGTNGKGSTAALLESILRNAGRRTGRYTSPHIRQVEERIALEGQPISRSELGSAVGRVAEAAGALWPDDTAAPTFFEAMTAAAFVVFAEHRVEVAVLEVGMGGRYDATNVVPAGLSIVTTIGFDHERFLGSTLASIASEKAAIIKEGRPVVVGRLLPEALQVVREEAKRKKATVIEAIREVEIEAVEELAGGQRLRLRTEQNDYGSLVLPLLGQHQLDNLAVAVRAAEVACPPGSLDKEVVRQGIQGARWPGRLERIAGTPPILLDAAHNVQAVDALVRYLEQHPHPRRVLLFGVMKDKRVFEMLSRLLPHVAYLVASRPAMSRSRGPEQLSRWAVERGTPAEAIRSSSEALSRARELAGPDGEILVAGSIFLLGEIVAWLAQGRKALAPV; translated from the coding sequence GTGACCGACGGGTCCCTCGAGCTCTACCAGCAGGCCCTTCGATACTTGAAGGGTCGGGAGCGGTACGGCATCAAATTCGGTCTCGAGAACATCGCGCGTCTCATGAAAGCGCTCGGCCGCCCCGAGCTGGACTACGAATCGATTCTCATCGCCGGCACGAACGGAAAGGGCTCGACCGCAGCCCTTCTCGAATCGATCCTTCGGAATGCAGGCCGTCGAACCGGCCGTTACACGTCGCCTCACATTCGCCAGGTCGAGGAGAGAATCGCCCTAGAGGGCCAGCCGATCTCCCGGTCGGAGCTCGGCTCGGCTGTGGGCCGCGTGGCCGAAGCCGCGGGAGCGCTGTGGCCGGACGACACCGCGGCCCCCACGTTCTTCGAAGCGATGACGGCCGCGGCGTTCGTCGTCTTCGCCGAGCACCGGGTGGAGGTCGCGGTGCTCGAAGTCGGTATGGGCGGTCGCTACGACGCCACCAACGTCGTTCCCGCAGGCCTGTCCATTGTCACGACCATTGGCTTCGATCACGAACGGTTTCTCGGGTCGACCCTCGCGTCGATCGCCTCCGAGAAGGCAGCGATCATCAAGGAGGGACGGCCCGTGGTGGTCGGAAGGCTCCTTCCCGAAGCGCTCCAAGTGGTCCGCGAGGAGGCGAAGCGAAAGAAAGCGACGGTGATCGAGGCCATTCGAGAGGTCGAGATCGAAGCCGTCGAGGAGCTAGCGGGCGGCCAGCGCCTCAGACTTCGGACGGAGCAAAACGACTACGGGAGTCTCGTCCTTCCTCTTTTGGGGCAGCACCAGCTCGATAATCTGGCGGTTGCCGTGCGCGCCGCCGAAGTCGCCTGCCCACCGGGGAGTCTGGACAAAGAGGTGGTTCGACAGGGGATCCAAGGGGCACGATGGCCCGGACGCCTGGAACGGATCGCGGGGACGCCGCCGATTCTTCTCGACGCGGCCCATAACGTGCAGGCGGTGGACGCGCTCGTCCGATACCTCGAGCAGCACCCGCATCCGAGACGCGTGCTGCTCTTCGGGGTCATGAAGGACAAGCGGGTTTTCGAGATGCTTTCTCGTCTCCTGCCACACGTCGCGTACCTCGTCGCCAGCAGGCCCGCCATGTCGCGCTCCCGAGGTCCCGAGCAGCTCAGCCGCTGGGCCGTCGAGCGGGGGACTCCGGCCGAGGCGATTCGATCGTCGTCCGAGGCTCTCTCTCGTGCGCGGGAGCTCGCGGGCCCCGACGGCGAGATACTGGTGGCTGGATCGATCTTTCTTCTCGGGGAGATTGTTGCCTGGCTCGCGCAGGGGCGTAAAGCCCTGGCACCGGTCTAG
- the rnhA gene encoding ribonuclease HI has protein sequence MKNDEVTLYADGACEGNPGPGGYAAVIETGGGVREVVGSERRTTNNRMELMAVIEGFRTLGRSRSVRVVSDSRYVVDGMNNWIHGWRRRGWKTAAGSPVKNRELWEELDRLASRHRVRWEWIRGHAGHPGNERADTLARQAISEAKNARADLPHEPAGR, from the coding sequence GTGAAGAATGATGAGGTCACCCTCTACGCCGATGGCGCCTGCGAGGGCAACCCTGGTCCGGGAGGATACGCCGCGGTCATCGAGACCGGCGGCGGCGTCCGTGAGGTGGTGGGAAGCGAACGGCGTACGACGAACAACCGGATGGAGCTCATGGCGGTCATCGAAGGCTTCCGGACGCTCGGTCGGAGTCGATCGGTGCGCGTCGTCTCCGATTCCCGATACGTCGTCGACGGGATGAACAACTGGATCCATGGGTGGCGGCGCAGGGGCTGGAAGACGGCGGCTGGCTCACCGGTGAAGAACCGTGAGCTATGGGAGGAGCTCGACCGGCTCGCCTCGCGTCATCGCGTCCGCTGGGAATGGATCCGCGGCCACGCCGGCCATCCCGGAAACGAGCGGGCGGACACGCTTGCCCGCCAGGCGATCTCGGAGGCCAAGAACGCTCGGGCCGATCTCCCTCACGAGCCCGCGGGCCGTTAG
- a CDS encoding CAP domain-containing protein: protein MLAALLLLRCFQPSPTDVLDLEIRMAELINVEREARALPRLTLSPELSEAARQYSRQMASRGAVRHDLGGSMEERIRHGITESCMFGENVAKHTSVDYSIGDLMTSPGHRANLLNEKFTHLGVGIVRADDGFLYITQEFARTCGPAEKTRR from the coding sequence ATGCTGGCCGCTCTTCTCCTGTTGCGGTGCTTTCAGCCGAGCCCGACCGACGTGCTCGATCTGGAAATCCGCATGGCCGAGCTCATCAACGTGGAGAGGGAAGCCAGGGCGCTTCCGCGACTGACCCTCTCGCCCGAGCTCTCGGAAGCCGCCCGGCAGTACAGCCGGCAGATGGCCTCGCGGGGTGCGGTCCGGCATGATCTGGGCGGCTCCATGGAGGAGAGAATTCGCCACGGCATCACCGAGAGCTGCATGTTTGGCGAGAACGTGGCCAAACACACTTCGGTGGACTATTCGATTGGAGACCTCATGACGAGCCCGGGCCACCGCGCCAATCTCTTGAACGAAAAGTTCACCCACCTCGGTGTCGGGATCGTGCGCGCCGACGATGGGTTCTTGTACATCACGCAGGAGTTCGCCCGGACCTGCGGTCCCGCCGAGAAGACGAGGCGGTAA
- the accD gene encoding acetyl-CoA carboxylase, carboxyltransferase subunit beta: MSWFKKEKTPLSAVKKSRMPEGLWTKCRECAEILYTKEIVRNLSVCPKCNYHMGLSCRERARTLFDDGRYEELERGLCSTDPLRFSDTKRYGDRLKTSRNQTGLDDAVLVARGRIGGIPVLVSIMEYQFIGGSMGVVVGEKITRAVERALSDRVPLIIVSRSGGARMQEGAISLMQMAKISAALSRLDEARVPYFSILTDPTTGGVTASFAMLGDLNIAEPKALIGFAGPRVIEQTIRQPLPAGFQRSEYLLAHGMLDLIVERRQLKETLEKVLRFFTHPSPSVSRVAQPSHQATEPIRALEKPAL; the protein is encoded by the coding sequence ATGAGCTGGTTCAAAAAGGAGAAAACTCCCCTCTCTGCGGTCAAAAAGAGCCGCATGCCCGAGGGCCTGTGGACAAAATGCCGGGAATGCGCCGAGATCCTGTACACGAAAGAGATCGTTCGGAACCTGAGCGTGTGCCCCAAATGCAACTACCACATGGGCTTGTCTTGTCGGGAGCGGGCTCGGACTCTTTTCGACGACGGGCGTTACGAGGAGTTGGAAAGAGGTCTCTGCTCCACCGATCCGCTGCGATTCTCGGACACGAAACGATATGGGGATCGGCTCAAGACGAGCAGGAATCAGACCGGCCTCGATGACGCCGTCCTCGTTGCCCGGGGACGGATTGGCGGTATCCCGGTGCTCGTTTCCATCATGGAGTACCAGTTCATCGGGGGCAGCATGGGGGTGGTGGTGGGAGAAAAAATTACCCGCGCGGTCGAGCGAGCGCTTTCCGACCGCGTTCCGCTCATCATCGTGTCGAGGTCTGGCGGGGCTCGGATGCAGGAAGGGGCCATTTCCCTCATGCAGATGGCGAAGATCAGCGCGGCCCTGTCTCGACTCGATGAAGCGAGGGTGCCTTATTTCTCGATCCTTACCGACCCCACGACCGGCGGCGTCACGGCCAGCTTCGCCATGCTCGGCGACCTCAATATCGCCGAGCCCAAGGCGCTCATCGGCTTCGCCGGGCCCAGGGTGATCGAGCAGACGATACGCCAGCCACTTCCCGCCGGCTTCCAGCGTTCCGAGTACCTGCTAGCGCACGGAATGCTCGATCTCATCGTCGAGCGCCGCCAACTGAAAGAGACCCTGGAGAAGGTGCTGCGTTTCTTCACCCATCCCTCGCCGAGCGTCAGTCGAGTCGCCCAACCGTCTCACCAGGCGACGGAGCCGATCCGGGCTCTGGAAAAGCCCGCTTTGTGA
- a CDS encoding serine/threonine-protein kinase: MAKNDGNPFTRGVRYEEVLGVDRSKVRERIRRREEAQAGEPLLTATDLFGDIIEGFRDGSDASSDSRETSVRRAVTEADTDPYPRAVESYSLLDAAYATLGNDPRSHRATERHEEASGTRSDGSTDFGRYRLMERIATGGMAEVFRAKQEGVEGFEKIVAVKKILPHLASNKGFVEMFIAEAKMVASLSHPNIVHIFDLGKIGESYYIAMEFIEGRDLKSILTRARDRGSLIGVDLAALVASKVGAALEAAHSHRDGNGVELGIVHRDVSPQNILVSNDGEVKLADFGIAKAACKASHTDSGSLRGKLLYMSPEQAWGRPVDRCSDLFSLGAVFFEMLTGHLLFSGNSELGILERVREGRFLLPSSLNPAVPIELESIVTRLLRKEPKDRYQSAAEMLADLDSYLRRRPAVGPNELKRFVAQLFEMNPS, translated from the coding sequence ATGGCCAAAAACGACGGGAATCCCTTCACGAGAGGCGTCCGGTACGAAGAAGTGCTCGGCGTGGACCGTTCGAAGGTGCGCGAGCGAATAAGAAGGCGCGAAGAGGCGCAGGCCGGCGAGCCACTCCTGACCGCGACCGATCTCTTCGGGGACATCATCGAGGGTTTTCGGGACGGCTCGGACGCTTCCTCCGACTCGCGCGAGACATCCGTCCGACGGGCCGTCACCGAGGCCGACACCGATCCCTATCCCCGAGCGGTAGAGAGTTATTCGTTGCTCGACGCCGCCTACGCGACACTCGGAAACGATCCTCGTTCTCACCGTGCCACCGAGCGTCACGAGGAAGCATCGGGGACGCGGTCCGACGGCAGCACGGATTTCGGCCGTTACCGCCTGATGGAGCGAATCGCCACCGGAGGGATGGCGGAGGTTTTCCGCGCCAAGCAGGAAGGGGTCGAGGGTTTCGAGAAGATCGTCGCGGTGAAGAAGATCCTTCCCCATCTTGCGTCGAACAAGGGCTTCGTCGAGATGTTCATCGCCGAAGCCAAGATGGTCGCCTCCCTCTCGCACCCGAATATCGTGCATATCTTCGATCTGGGTAAGATCGGCGAGAGTTATTACATCGCGATGGAGTTCATCGAGGGGAGGGATCTGAAGAGCATCCTCACGCGAGCTCGCGACCGCGGCTCGCTCATCGGCGTGGATCTGGCAGCACTGGTGGCAAGCAAAGTCGGTGCGGCACTCGAAGCCGCGCATTCTCACCGGGACGGAAACGGAGTCGAGCTCGGAATCGTGCATCGTGACGTGAGTCCGCAAAACATTCTCGTTTCCAACGACGGTGAGGTTAAGCTCGCCGATTTTGGGATCGCCAAGGCCGCCTGCAAGGCCTCCCATACCGATAGCGGCTCGCTTCGAGGAAAACTGCTCTACATGTCTCCCGAGCAGGCCTGGGGTCGACCCGTAGACAGGTGCTCGGATCTCTTCTCCCTCGGAGCGGTGTTCTTCGAGATGCTCACCGGCCATCTGCTCTTCAGTGGGAACTCGGAGCTGGGTATTCTCGAAAGGGTGCGCGAGGGCAGGTTCCTTCTTCCCTCGTCCCTGAATCCGGCCGTGCCGATCGAGCTCGAGTCTATCGTCACCCGCCTTCTGCGGAAGGAACCGAAGGACCGATACCAGAGCGCTGCCGAAATGCTCGCCGATCTCGATTCTTACTTGCGGCGGCGTCCCGCCGTTGGCCCGAACGAGCTGAAGCGGTTCGTGGCGCAATTATTCGAGATGAACCCCTCGTGA